The genomic stretch AGGGCATAGCGTGAAGGTAGTAGCAGAACAGACAGGGCTCTCTATCTCTGCGGTAAAGGTATCGGCCCATCGCACGGCAGCCAAGCTAAAAGAGATGCTGCGGCAGTAGAATTAACCCCTTACCAGCGATAGATTTTTTTGGCGCCCAATCCCATCGCCATGCCCAATAAAATAAACGGCGACAACTGAACAATCGCATTGTGTCCCGCCAGATTGACCTCGCAGGTCAGGCGTAAGCCAATCCAGGCAAATCCTGCGATAGCAAACACCCCCATGAGCGCAGAGAGGTAGGGATGAGTGGTGGAGCCTGAGCGTTGAGTCATCACCAAAGCGATAGTCGGCAGTGTGGCCAGATAGAGGCTGTGTTGATAACACGAGATAAAGGAGCTGACAGAGGCGAGGGAGACCCCTTCGCTAACCAAACGGAAGAGCTCAAAGCCGATAAAAGCAACGCCGCAAAGCAGCGCTGAAGAGACAATTAAACGCTGATTTATAGTATACGGGATACGCAACCAGCCAGTCGCCAGCATCCCGGATACTCCCACACACAGCGAAAGTAATAGCTCAACTTGATAAGTTACCGGCCCGGTTATCATCGCCTGCCAGTCCGATCGCAGGCCAATTAACATCACCACACTGGCCATATAGCCCACCACACCCACCAGCAGCGGTGCTATTTTGACCAGTGGGTTAGGTTCAGGCTCAACGCCCTGATGTGCTTCCACCAATTGATCAACAAGATTGTCTATTTCATTGCTCATACCGTCAAGCTCCATCACCGGCTTACACTGTCATTCGCGATTATTAGCGCTAAGTTACATCAAACAGAAAAAATTCTAAACGGCAGATAGCCCGAACATTGCATGAGCTTGCGAAAATTTATGAAATACCCGGGCAGGGGGCTATTAATGGCATCCCCCTGCACACTTTCAGCTGACCTCATTCAGCCTCCTAGGGATTAAACTCTTCGGGTCGCTGTATTACAGTGCTCGAGAGTGGGTAGATGTTTTTCCCCCGTAATACTTTCAGCATAACCTCACTGTTAGGAGGGAGCTGAATGACCTCTCTATAGAGTTGGCGGCTCTCTCTGACGGGTTTTCCATTAAGCTCTATCAGCACATCTCCGGGCCTGACACCGGCGGCATGTGCCGGGCTGTTACGGTAGACACGGTTTATCAAGACACCGCTTAAGTTCGCCTGGTTGAATGTTTCGAGCAGTTGTGGTGTCAGGTTTTGGGTATCAAACCCCAGCCAGCCTCGGGGAATATAGCCCTGAGCGATGATCTGCTCCATGGTGGCACGGGCAACATGGATCGGTATCGCAAATCCAATTCCTTGAGAGCCTCCCGATTGGGAGAAAATGGCGGTATTGATGCCAATCAACTCGCCATAAGCATTAATCAGCCCACCTCCTGAATTACCAGGGTTGATCGCCGCATCCGTTTGAATGAAATTCTCGAAGGTGGTGATGCCAAGGTCGCTGCGCCCGGTTGCGCTGATAATTCCGAGGGTGACGGTTTGACCCACACCAAAGGGGTTACCAATCGCCATAGCGATGTCACCTACTCTGAGTTTTTCAGAGTGGCCGAGTGTAATGGCCGGCAGTTGGTCAAGTGTTATCTTAAGTACCGCCAAATCAGTATCGGGGTCGCCACCCACAAGCTGTGCTTCGGTGGTTCTGCCATCTTGCAGTGCCACCAAAATCTCGTCGGCATTTTCAACCACATGGTAATTACTAAGCAGATAACCCTCTTGGCTGATAATAACCCCGGACCCAAGGCTCCGCTCCAGTCGATGGCGTGGCACCAGCAGGTTGCCAAAAAAACGCTTGAGTAGCTGGTCGTCAAAATAGGGGTTCTTTTCGGTGATGACTTTGGTGGTGTAGATGTTAACAATGGCCGGAGCGGCCGCTTGCACTGCATCAGCATAAGAAGCAGGTGCGGTGGTGTGTGGTGTTGCCTCAATGACCGCTATCTTGTGTTCGCCCCGAAAAATCTCAGGGTAGAGATAAAACAGGATGAGCAGAGTCAGAAACGCGACCGCAAGCCCCAGCACCACGTAACGATAGATGAATGATAAAAAACCTTCTTGATGCATGTTATTTTTGGTTGCGAACTCATATGATTAAACGATAGGGAATTATAGGCGAAAAGATGATCGAATTGCGCACTTTAGAAAAATATATCGATGAACTATTAGTGGTTGAACAGTTTAATGACTACGCACCCAATGGCTTGCAGGTTGAGGGGCGTAAGCGGGTGAGTAAAATTGTCACCGCCGTGACGGCAAGTCAAGCTGTACTCGACCAGGCCATCATCGAAGGAGCCGATGCCATATTGGTACACCATGGCTACTTCTGGAAGGGCGAGGCTCAAGCGATCGTTGGCATTAAACAGCGAAGAGTGAAAACACTTCTACAGGCCGACGTGAGCCTGCTGGGCTACCATTTACCGCTAGACGCACACCCGATGCTGGGCAATAACGCTGAATTGGCAAAGGTATTAAACCTGAAAATAGAGAGCAGTTTTGCCAATGGCATCGCCCTTATGGGGGTGATGAATCAGCCCTGTGCCGGAGAGATCTTTGCACAGCGGATAACGGAAGTACTGGGTCGCAAGCCGCTTCATATTGCCGGAAATAACCGTATCATCAAAAAAATTGCCTGGTGCAGTGGTGGCGCACAAGGCTACCTTGAACAAGCGACGATGCAGGGTGCCGATGCTTATTTAACCGGCGAGGCATCTGAGCAGAGTTTTCATAATGCTACAGAGCTTGGGGTTCACTTCTACGCCGCAGGGCACCACGCAACAGAGCGATACGGCATAAAAGCACTGGGTGAACACCTCTCTGAACGGTTTGGCTTACAGCACCACTTTATTGACCAAGACAACCCCATTTAAGGGCCGTAAACGGATTATTGGCCGTACCCCGCAGAAGAAAAAGGGGGCAAGCATCATCTTGCCCCTTTTTCTTTTTTATTTAGCTCGCGATAACGTCTTGTGGTGGTCGCACGATGCTTACGAATGATCCGGGTTAGGAGCAAGTACGTGGTTACACAGATGTACTGCGATTTTACCCCGTTAACAGGCATCTACCTCATATCAATAGTCCACTAAATTCGATCAAGCGGGCTGATAACAGCGTGGCCACCGCGATTCAGCACATGGGTATAAATCATCGTAGTCGAAACATCCGCGTGCCCCAATAACGCCTGTACCGTGCGAATATC from Gammaproteobacteria bacterium encodes the following:
- a CDS encoding Nif3-like dinuclear metal center hexameric protein; protein product: MIELRTLEKYIDELLVVEQFNDYAPNGLQVEGRKRVSKIVTAVTASQAVLDQAIIEGADAILVHHGYFWKGEAQAIVGIKQRRVKTLLQADVSLLGYHLPLDAHPMLGNNAELAKVLNLKIESSFANGIALMGVMNQPCAGEIFAQRITEVLGRKPLHIAGNNRIIKKIAWCSGGAQGYLEQATMQGADAYLTGEASEQSFHNATELGVHFYAAGHHATERYGIKALGEHLSERFGLQHHFIDQDNPI
- a CDS encoding NrsF family protein; this encodes MSNEIDNLVDQLVEAHQGVEPEPNPLVKIAPLLVGVVGYMASVVMLIGLRSDWQAMITGPVTYQVELLLSLCVGVSGMLATGWLRIPYTINQRLIVSSALLCGVAFIGFELFRLVSEGVSLASVSSFISCYQHSLYLATLPTIALVMTQRSGSTTHPYLSALMGVFAIAGFAWIGLRLTCEVNLAGHNAIVQLSPFILLGMAMGLGAKKIYRW
- a CDS encoding trypsin-like peptidase domain-containing protein, whose product is MHQEGFLSFIYRYVVLGLAVAFLTLLILFYLYPEIFRGEHKIAVIEATPHTTAPASYADAVQAAAPAIVNIYTTKVITEKNPYFDDQLLKRFFGNLLVPRHRLERSLGSGVIISQEGYLLSNYHVVENADEILVALQDGRTTEAQLVGGDPDTDLAVLKITLDQLPAITLGHSEKLRVGDIAMAIGNPFGVGQTVTLGIISATGRSDLGITTFENFIQTDAAINPGNSGGGLINAYGELIGINTAIFSQSGGSQGIGFAIPIHVARATMEQIIAQGYIPRGWLGFDTQNLTPQLLETFNQANLSGVLINRVYRNSPAHAAGVRPGDVLIELNGKPVRESRQLYREVIQLPPNSEVMLKVLRGKNIYPLSSTVIQRPEEFNP